A genomic segment from Juglans regia cultivar Chandler chromosome 14, Walnut 2.0, whole genome shotgun sequence encodes:
- the LOC109013004 gene encoding laccase-2-like, producing the protein MGASLPVSPAFVVAFLFAINSLWVFPEVAVAKHAGVTRHYKFDIRMQNVTRLCHKKSMVTVNGKFPGPRVFAREGDRLVVKVVNHVPNNITIHWHGIRQLRSGWFDGPSYITQCPIQTGQSYVYNFTIVGQRGTLFWHAHISWLRATVYGSLIILPKRNASYPFAKPHKEVPIIFGEWWNVDPEAVISQALQTGAAPNVSDAYTINGLPGPLYNCSKKDTYRLKVKPGKTYLLRLINAALNDELFFSIANHSLTIVEADAVYIKPFKTNVLVLTPGQTTNVLLKTKPHDPNTTFLMLARPYFTGLGTFDNSTVAGILEYENPSTSSSPPTPLKQRPLLRPKLPPMNSTISTSFVMNFTRKFRSLANAKFPANVPQTVQKRFFFTIGLGSNPCPKNQTCQGPNNSSKFAASVNNVSLILPTTALLQAHFSGRSNGVYTTDFPSSPLRPFNYTGTPPNNTRVSNGTKMVVLQYNTSVELVMQDTSILGAESHPLHLHGFNFFVVGQGFGNFNPNKDPANFNLVDPVERNTVGVPAGGWVAIRFIADNPGVWLMHCHFDVHLSWGLRMAWIVQDGKLPNQKLPPPPSDYPKC; encoded by the exons ATGGGTGCTTCTCTTCCAGTATCACCGGCATTTGTTGTGGCTTTTCTCTTTGCCATTAACTCTCTCTGGGTCTTTCCTGAGGTTGCTGTTGCAAAGCATGCAGGCGTTACAAGGCACTACAAATTTGAT ATAAGGATGCAAAATGTCACCCGATTGTGCCACAAAAAGAGCATGGTGACAGTTAATGGGAAGTTCCCCGGGCCTCGAGTTTTTGCTAGAGAAGGTGACAGATTGGTAGTTAAGGTGGTCAATCATGTTCCAAACAATATCACCATCCATTG gCATGGAATCAGACAACTCAGGAGCGGATGGTTCGATGGGCCATCATATATAACACAATGCCCTATTCAAACTGGGCAGAGTTATGTGTACAACTTCACCATTGTTGGCCAAAGAGGAACTCTCTTCTGGCATGCACACATCTCATGGCTTAGAGCTACCGTCTATGGATCCCTTATCATCCTCCCCAAGCGCAATGCATCCTACCCTTTTGCCAAACCACACAAGGAGGTCCCCATCATATTTG GAGAGTGGTGGAATGTTGATCCAGAGGCAGTTATTAGCCAGGCTCTTCAGACTGGAGCCGCTCCAAATGTTTCCGATGCTTACACCATTAATGGACTTCCCGGACCTTTGTACAATTGTTCTAAGAAAG ATACGTACAGGCTAAAGGTAAAGCCGGGGAAGACATATCTTCTCCGTTTGATCAACGCTGCACTCAACGACGAGCTCTTTTTCAGCATAGCAAACCACAGCCTAACCATTGTCGAAGCAGATGCAGTTTACATCAAGCCTTTCAAGACCAATGTATTGGTCCTCACGCCAGGACAGACCACTAATGTTCTTCTGAAGACAAAGCCCCACGACCCCAATACCACATTCCTCATGTTAGCCAGACCATATTTCACCGGTCTAGGCACCTTCGACAACTCCACGGTGGCCGGCATTCTTGAGTACGAGAATCcatcaacttcttcttctcctcccacCCCTTTGAAACAACGACCACTTCTCAGACCCAAACTCCCTCCAATGAATTCCACTATCTCCACTTCCTTCGTCATGAATTTCACCAGGAAATTTCGAAGCTTGGCCAATGCTAAATTCCCTGCCAACGTACCCCAAACTGTGCAGAAGCGGTTCTTCTTCACCATAGGTCTCGGAAGCAACCCTTGCCCCAAAAACCAAACCTGCCAAGGTCCTAACAACAGCTCCAAGTTTGCAGCGTCAGTTAATAACGTCTCCCTTATTCTCCCCACAACAGCACTCCTCCAAGCACATTTCTCGGGGAGATCAAATGGGGTTTACACCACTGATTTTCCAAGCTCTCCTCTCCGACCATTCAACTACACCGGCACTCCACCCAACAACACACGTGTGAGCAATGGAACCAAAATGGTGGTGCTGCAATATAATACAAGTGTGGAGTTAGTGATGCAGGACACTAGCATTTTGGGTGCCGAGAGCCATCCTCTCCATCTTCATGGCTTCAACTTCTTTGTTGTTGGCCAAGGTTTTGGCAACTTTAATCCCAACAAAGACCCTGCCAACTTTAACCTCGTTGACCCGGTTGAAAGGAACACCGTTGGTGTGCCAGCCGGTGGTTGGGTGGCGATTCGATTCATTGCAGACAACCCAG GTGTTTGGCTGATGCATTGCCACTTCGATGTCCATCTCAGCTGGGGTTTAAGGATGGCCTGGATTGTCCAGGATGGGAAGCTCCCTAATCAGAAGTTGCCTCCTCCACCGTCAGACTATCCCAAATGTTGA